From the genome of Fusarium oxysporum f. sp. lycopersici 4287 chromosome 3, whole genome shotgun sequence, one region includes:
- a CDS encoding hypothetical protein (At least one base has a quality score < 10), whose protein sequence is MDYRTRRDRLSKEKQQYFFGIASIRFGALDFNWCRQRNPLSGSPDQKNVASLETMFRRGCDWSPEQVSHQIPALIDPALLEDSLQRAEKSLSLEDLKKEDGVFAELDLADGKVICLKGEHRVLASDATVVNRKKRWIVRLYSTETDLSEDARNDLADERASERQMTDAEYFYNITLFWLKNGDPDQGPRPNPWFAQLMRHSEGKAKDLKRLWSGPSSQGDLLRRFHEIPALFWGISLGNVGKTIAMPRQQTRNQIKRVFDFWDYICCHDVSMKLRLDMNTVKVVSGRASGAYAGLNLANSGEILRNFDTTERAAILSRLESATTDRVVPTALSIA, encoded by the exons ATGGATTACCGTACCCGCAGAGACAGGCTGAGCAAAGAGAAGCAGCAGTATTTCTTTGGCATAGCAAGCATCCGGTTTGGAGCCCTAGATTTTAACTGGTGCCGGCAACGGAATCCGCTCAGTGGGAGCCCAGATCAGAAGAATGTGGCTAGTTTGGAGACCATGTTTAGGCGTGGATGTGACTGGTCCCCGGAGCAGGTCAGCCATCAGATCCCGGCCTTGATCGATCCGGCACTGCTCGAAGACAGTCTACAGAGAGCCGAGAAAAGCCTCTCCCTCGAGGACCTCAAGAAAGAAGACGGGGTATTTGCGGAACTAGATCTTGCTGATGGCAAAGTCATTTGTCTCAAAGGTGAACACCGAGTTCTGGCCTCTGACGCCACAGTCGTAAACCGGAAAAAGCGTTGGATTGTTCGTTTGTACTCAACAG AAACAGACTTAAGCGAAGATGCAAGAAACGACCTAGCAGATGAAAGGGCGAGCGAGAGGCAAATGACAGATGCCGAATACTTCTACAATATCACTTTGTTCTGGTTGAAGAACGGCGATCCTGATCAAGGACCCCGGCCCAACCCATGGTTCGCTCAGCTTATGCGTCATTCCGAGGGCAAAGCGAAAGACTTGAAGCGGCTATGGTCGGGTCCGTCCTCTCAAGGAGACTTATTGAGGCGATTCCATGAGATCCCTGCCCTCTTCTGGGGAATCAGCCTCGGCAACGTAGGAAAGACAATAGCCATGCCGAGACAACAG ACCCGAAATCAGATTAAACGTGTGTTTGACTTCTGGGACTACATCTGCTGTCATGATGTGAGTATGAAACTGAGATTAGATATGAACACTGTCAAGGTGGTCAGCGGCAGAGCCTCAGGTGCATACGCCGGCCTCAACCTCGCCAACAGCGGCGAGATCTTGCGTAACTTCGACACCACAGAACGAGCCGCCATCTTGTCTCGGCTCGAATCAGCCACGACGGATCGAGTTGTTCCAAC AGCGTTATCGATTGCCTGA
- a CDS encoding hypothetical protein (At least one base has a quality score < 10) yields the protein MELDVSILTITDWYAIGLTAFLVLLALRRAIRIILRCICPPALRRLGRRVSQWAVRCLAYRGPFRRGSSVDIITWAHMLMFLSYLTTNLSCIIIGAGDVVEACSRAGKLAFINLIILYIGPCLDFIASVLRFRLRVQRRIHAGAGCVVAILSTIHAVGAFSRHGLSAIDQGHNLYATLALAGIYFILIPIRTFPSWIPYEMLLSIHYLVAGWLGFAMWRHIPTDSQFSLIFLYVVAGIFLGSLTWQVGETVYMNGWWFQSVSLSQNGSYDYIQVRMTLRKPVKVEPGQYINLWIPLGPLSGLQSHPFTVANWSIRAQTELKVFVGVNRGLTSKLRDAVKRGLKSNIGLYMGPYGATIAMKGYETILLVATGLGVVAVAPYLQGLVHATRAHEIRSAPVHLIWHIPSWKQAHAVFDIIDFALALDEGDDTEEGGGKPPQISGIKISMCYEEEKSSLPPKVQLFIREMGKKESEKPGRTRIKVYNRDLPLETLLIKDAVISPAQGDSEKPTMIAASVSKDMRNKLVKFAGEHSSAVDLVFTDYQP from the exons ATGGAGCTTGATGTCAGTATCCTTACCATAACGGACTGGTACGCAATAGGGTTGACGGCCTTTCTCGTATTGCTAGCCCTGCGGCGTGCCATACGAATCATCCTCCGTTGCATATGTCCACCGGCCCTCCGTCGCCTGGGAAGAAGAGTCTCCCAATGGGCGGTGAGGTGTCTGGCGTATAGAGGCCCATTCCGTCGCGGAAGTAGCGTGGACATCATCACCTGGGCTCATATGCTCATGTTTCTCTCTTATCTTACAACCAACCTGAGCTGCATCATCATCGGTGCTGGGGACGTGGTAGAAGCCTGCTCCAGAGCCGGCAAGCTTGCATTCATTAACCTCATAATCTTGTATATTGGTCCCTGCCTTGACTTCATCGCTTCCGTCCTGCGATTTCGGCTTCGTGTTCAGAGGCGAATACACGCCGGTGCAGGGTGCGTAGTTGCCATTCTGTCCACTATCCACGCCGTAGGAGCGTTCTCCAGACACGGATTGTCTGCCATAGATCAGGGGCACAATCTTTATGCTACTTTA GCTCTTGCCGGAATCTACTTCATCCTCATACCTATCAGGACTTTCCCGTCATGGATTCCTTATGAAATGCTACTGTCCATTCACTATCTTGTAGCAGGATGGTTGGGCTTCGCCATGTGGCGCCACATTCCGACCGACTCGCAGTTttctctcatcttcctctATGTGGTTGCCGGTATCTTCCTAGGCTCTCTGACCTGGCAGGTCGGGGAGACTGTGTATATGAATGGTTGGTGGTTCCAGTCGGTGTCCCTCAGTCAGAATGGTAGCTACGATTACATCCAGGTCAGAATGACGCTGAGAAAGCCAGTCAAGGTCGAGCCTGGGcaatatattaacttatgGATCCCGTTGGGCCCGCTATCAGGGCTACAGAGTCACCCGTTCACGGTGGCCAACTGGTCGATCCGTGCCCAAACAGAACTGAAGGTATTTGTCGGGGTCAACCGCGGCCTCACCAGCAAGTTACGGGATGCAGTGAAGCGCGGCCTCAAGTCTAATATCGGTCTTTATATGGGCCCCTACGGAGCTACAATCGCCATGAAAGGATATGAAACGATCCTGTTAGTTGCCACTGGCCTAGGTGTGGTGGCTGTTGCGCCGTATCTACAGGGGCTAGTCCATGCGACTCGTGCGCATGAAATCCGTAGCGCGCCCGTACATCTGATCTGGCATATCCCATCCTGGA AGCAAGCACATGCGGTTTTTGACATTATCGACTTTGCCCTCGCCCTTGACGAAGGCGATGACACGGAGGAGGGAGGCGGAAAACCGCCGCAAATATCGGGTATAAAGATTTCCATGTGCTACGAGGAGGAAAAATCCTCATTGCCACCTAAAGTCCAGCTGTTCATCCGGGAAATGGGAAAGAAGGAGAGTGAGAAGCCAGGTAGAACCAGGATCAAAGTCTACAACCGTGACTTGCCTCTCGAGACATTGTTGATTAAAGATGCAGTGATAAGCCCTGCTCAAGGCGACTCCGAGAAGCCTACCATGATCGCAG CCTCAGTTTCCAAAGATATGAGGAATAAGCTCGTCAAATTTGCAGGAGAGCATTCAAGCGCGGTCGACCTGGTGTTTACAGATTATCAACCTTGA
- a CDS encoding hypothetical protein (At least one base has a quality score < 10), giving the protein MELDVSILTITDWYAIGLTAFLVLLALRRAIRIILRCICPPALRRLGRRVSQWAVRCLAYRGPFRRGSSVDIITWAHMLMFLSYLTTNLSCIIIGAGDVVEACSRAGKLAFINLIILYIGPCLDFIASVLRFRLRVQRRIHAGAGCVVAILSTIHAVGAFSRHGLSAIDQGHNLYATLALAGIYFILIPIRTFPSWIPYEMLLSIHYLVAGWLGFAMWRHIPTDSQFSLIFLYVVAGIFLGSLTWQVGETVYMNGWWFQSVSLSQNGSYDYIQVRMTLRKPVKVEPGQYINLWIPLGPLSGLQSHPFTVANWSIRAQTELKVFVGVNRGLTSKLRDAVKRGLKSNIGLYMGPYGATIAMKGYETILLVATGLGVVAVAPYLQGLVHATRAHEIRSAPVHLIWHIPSWKQAHAVFDIIDFALALDEGDDTEEGGGKPPQISGIKISMCYEEEKSSLPPKVQLFIREMGKKESEKPGRTRIKVYNRDLPLETLLIKDAVISPAQGDSEKPTMIAGQSFILICEQD; this is encoded by the exons ATGGAGCTTGATGTCAGTATCCTTACCATAACGGACTGGTACGCAATAGGGTTGACGGCCTTTCTCGTATTGCTAGCCCTGCGGCGTGCCATACGAATCATCCTCCGTTGCATATGTCCACCGGCCCTCCGTCGCCTGGGAAGAAGAGTCTCCCAATGGGCGGTGAGGTGTCTGGCGTATAGAGGCCCATTCCGTCGCGGAAGTAGCGTGGACATCATCACCTGGGCTCATATGCTCATGTTTCTCTCTTATCTTACAACCAACCTGAGCTGCATCATCATCGGTGCTGGGGACGTGGTAGAAGCCTGCTCCAGAGCCGGCAAGCTTGCATTCATTAACCTCATAATCTTGTATATTGGTCCCTGCCTTGACTTCATCGCTTCCGTCCTGCGATTTCGGCTTCGTGTTCAGAGGCGAATACACGCCGGTGCAGGGTGCGTAGTTGCCATTCTGTCCACTATCCACGCCGTAGGAGCGTTCTCCAGACACGGATTGTCTGCCATAGATCAGGGGCACAATCTTTATGCTACTTTA GCTCTTGCCGGAATCTACTTCATCCTCATACCTATCAGGACTTTCCCGTCATGGATTCCTTATGAAATGCTACTGTCCATTCACTATCTTGTAGCAGGATGGTTGGGCTTCGCCATGTGGCGCCACATTCCGACCGACTCGCAGTTttctctcatcttcctctATGTGGTTGCCGGTATCTTCCTAGGCTCTCTGACCTGGCAGGTCGGGGAGACTGTGTATATGAATGGTTGGTGGTTCCAGTCGGTGTCCCTCAGTCAGAATGGTAGCTACGATTACATCCAGGTCAGAATGACGCTGAGAAAGCCAGTCAAGGTCGAGCCTGGGcaatatattaacttatgGATCCCGTTGGGCCCGCTATCAGGGCTACAGAGTCACCCGTTCACGGTGGCCAACTGGTCGATCCGTGCCCAAACAGAACTGAAGGTATTTGTCGGGGTCAACCGCGGCCTCACCAGCAAGTTACGGGATGCAGTGAAGCGCGGCCTCAAGTCTAATATCGGTCTTTATATGGGCCCCTACGGAGCTACAATCGCCATGAAAGGATATGAAACGATCCTGTTAGTTGCCACTGGCCTAGGTGTGGTGGCTGTTGCGCCGTATCTACAGGGGCTAGTCCATGCGACTCGTGCGCATGAAATCCGTAGCGCGCCCGTACATCTGATCTGGCATATCCCATCCTGGA AGCAAGCACATGCGGTTTTTGACATTATCGACTTTGCCCTCGCCCTTGACGAAGGCGATGACACGGAGGAGGGAGGCGGAAAACCGCCGCAAATATCGGGTATAAAGATTTCCATGTGCTACGAGGAGGAAAAATCCTCATTGCCACCTAAAGTCCAGCTGTTCATCCGGGAAATGGGAAAGAAGGAGAGTGAGAAGCCAGGTAGAACCAGGATCAAAGTCTACAACCGTGACTTGCCTCTCGAGACATTGTTGATTAAAGATGCAGTGATAAGCCCTGCTCAAGGCGACTCCGAGAAGCCTACCATGATCGCAGGTCAGTCTTTCATTCTAATTTGCGAGCAAGACTGA
- a CDS encoding hypothetical protein (At least one base has a quality score < 10) codes for MELDVSILTITDWYAIGLTAFLVLLALRRAIRIILRCICPPALRRLGRRVSQWAVRCLAYRGPFRRGSSVDIITWAHMLMFLSYLTTNLSCIIIGAGDVVEACSRAGKLAFINLIILYIGPCLDFIASVLRFRLRVQRRIHAGAGCVVAILSTIHAVGAFSRHGLSAIDQGHNLYATLALAGIYFILIPIRTFPSWIPYEMLLSIHYLVAGWLGFAMWRHIPTDSQFSLIFLYVVAGIFLGSLTWQVGETVYMNGWWFQSVSLSQNGSYDYIQVRMTLRKPVKVEPGQYINLWIPLGPLSGLQSHPFTVANWSIRAQTELKVFVGVNRGLTSKLRDAVKRGLKSNIGLYMGPYGATIAMKGYETILLVATGLGVVAVAPYLQGLVHATRAHEIRSAPVHLIWHIPSWSRSLLPSFFSSIDRSCRASTCGF; via the exons ATGGAGCTTGATGTCAGTATCCTTACCATAACGGACTGGTACGCAATAGGGTTGACGGCCTTTCTCGTATTGCTAGCCCTGCGGCGTGCCATACGAATCATCCTCCGTTGCATATGTCCACCGGCCCTCCGTCGCCTGGGAAGAAGAGTCTCCCAATGGGCGGTGAGGTGTCTGGCGTATAGAGGCCCATTCCGTCGCGGAAGTAGCGTGGACATCATCACCTGGGCTCATATGCTCATGTTTCTCTCTTATCTTACAACCAACCTGAGCTGCATCATCATCGGTGCTGGGGACGTGGTAGAAGCCTGCTCCAGAGCCGGCAAGCTTGCATTCATTAACCTCATAATCTTGTATATTGGTCCCTGCCTTGACTTCATCGCTTCCGTCCTGCGATTTCGGCTTCGTGTTCAGAGGCGAATACACGCCGGTGCAGGGTGCGTAGTTGCCATTCTGTCCACTATCCACGCCGTAGGAGCGTTCTCCAGACACGGATTGTCTGCCATAGATCAGGGGCACAATCTTTATGCTACTTTA GCTCTTGCCGGAATCTACTTCATCCTCATACCTATCAGGACTTTCCCGTCATGGATTCCTTATGAAATGCTACTGTCCATTCACTATCTTGTAGCAGGATGGTTGGGCTTCGCCATGTGGCGCCACATTCCGACCGACTCGCAGTTttctctcatcttcctctATGTGGTTGCCGGTATCTTCCTAGGCTCTCTGACCTGGCAGGTCGGGGAGACTGTGTATATGAATGGTTGGTGGTTCCAGTCGGTGTCCCTCAGTCAGAATGGTAGCTACGATTACATCCAGGTCAGAATGACGCTGAGAAAGCCAGTCAAGGTCGAGCCTGGGcaatatattaacttatgGATCCCGTTGGGCCCGCTATCAGGGCTACAGAGTCACCCGTTCACGGTGGCCAACTGGTCGATCCGTGCCCAAACAGAACTGAAGGTATTTGTCGGGGTCAACCGCGGCCTCACCAGCAAGTTACGGGATGCAGTGAAGCGCGGCCTCAAGTCTAATATCGGTCTTTATATGGGCCCCTACGGAGCTACAATCGCCATGAAAGGATATGAAACGATCCTGTTAGTTGCCACTGGCCTAGGTGTGGTGGCTGTTGCGCCGTATCTACAGGGGCTAGTCCATGCGACTCGTGCGCATGAAATCCGTAGCGCGCCCGTACATCTGATCTGGCATATCCCATCCTGGAGTAGGTCTCTCCTTCCTTCATTCTTTTCCTCGATTGACAGGAGTTGCAGAGCAAGCACATGCGGTTTTTGA
- a CDS encoding hypothetical protein (At least one base has a quality score < 10): MTTEAQPKQSRTPNVKEMNLHRPASLASPVASSKSSDQVQVKYIVRIETQTNTIAIPPNAAYVSILPRLPFILVTAKTGTAPQIMKTRSIVSRIRYPKTSLASFSSPESIRAGQSWF, encoded by the coding sequence ATGACGACCGAGGCGCAACCCAAGCAGAGCAGGACACCCAATGTGAAGGAGATGAACTTGCATCGTCCTGCAAGCCTCGCATCACCAGTCGCCAGCTCAAAAAGCAGTGACCAGGTCCAGGTCAAGTACATTGTACGAATCGAGACGCAGACAAACACCATCGCTATCCCGCCAAACGCCGCATACGTGAGCATCCTTCCTCGACTTCCATTCATTCTGGTCACCGCAAAGACCGGCACAGCACCCCAGATCATGAAAACAAGGAGTATCGTATCAAGGATAAGGTATCCCAAGACCTCCCTTGCTTCCTTCTCCAGTCCCGAATCAATAAGGGCCGGCCAAAGCTGGTTTTGA
- a CDS encoding hypothetical protein (At least one base has a quality score < 10), translating to MTGLLVSSGSSAKAVVDTTKDFLRCYKNHALTKQSITVPEPVYPTKSFSISLDGKLLYSPPSSTKLEISPLAYAVIEGESTVISELPAGLKQSMQSSQFQDEIDNALFLADFFGQEEASDLLLEYRPDPGRKHSSNGLHGAAGRGLEEEILEYIWFSGADPDVLDGFGGTPIMYAMQLPAPHDWKIIELLIEEGADPCYGICIGDVSWPYPDIAKAMGKPDLTKLLEEAILEMSEDEETDVPSRC from the coding sequence ATGACTGGCTTGCTGGTTTCTTCCGGCTCGAGTGCCAAGGCCGTCGTTGACACAACCAAAGACTTCCTAAGATGCTACAAGAATCACGCTTTGACAAAACAGTCGATAACCGTTCCTGAGCCCGTGTATCCCACCAAATCCTTCAGCATTTCCCTTGATGGGAAACTGCTCTATTCTCCCCCTAGTAGCACGAAGCTTGAGATCTCCCCACTAGCATATGCCGTCATTGAAGGAGAAAGCACGGTGATTTCTGAGCTCCCGGCCGGTTTGAAGCAGAGTATGCAGAGCTCGCAGTTTCAGGATGAGATCGACAATGCTCTGTTTCTGGCTGACTTTTTcggacaagaagaagcgagcGATTTGCTTCTGGAATATAGACCGGACCCAGGACGTAAGCATTCGTCCAATGGTCTACATGGTGCCGCGGGCCGGGGTCTTGAGGAAGAGATCCTGGAATATATCTGGTTTTCTGGCGCTGACCCTGATGTTCTGGATGGGTTTGGCGGTACGCCAATCATGTATGCGATGCAGTTGCCGGCACCGCATGATTGGAAGATCATCGAGCTTCTCATTGAGGAAGGAGCGGATCCATGCTACGGTATCTGTATTGGTGACGTCTCTTGGCCCTATCCCGACATCGCAAAGGCTATGGGCAAGCCGGATCTAACGAAGCTATTGGAAGAAGCAATCTTGGAAATGTCAGAAGACGAGGAAACAGATGTCCCGTCGCGGTGTTGA